A portion of the Acidisarcina polymorpha genome contains these proteins:
- a CDS encoding sulfatase-like hydrolase/transferase, which produces MKRRDFLKSTAAVTGGSLMSGLGLSKLSAQNAPNKSNQPNILFILVDELRYPSVFPKGITDAAGFFKQFMPHVYDLWQRGVKFDNYHTAANACTPSRGVMITGLYSQQNWLLTTIISPPIITNPLLYKQPVLNSAYPTYGKLLRKLGYQTPYRGKWHVSLARKPDDMGNNGLEDYGFDYATYPDPTGFNLQGTYGDWQHGYHSDIYTSIQAAEFLSGVKPGDTPFCLTASFVNPHDREFFPAGTEFQTFTNLFSPDSGVNPNNYAQGASYPGTGPQVPWDENMLKTPPDYDFPDLPPNWENAADWKKQNKPSTQGFIKTFSEYIWGGISEDPSQTGFTIEEYPAKDLHGGVAKAPFSYWKRGLNSYAQVIKKVDGEIGRVLDTLYSLPDSIVDNTVIVFVSDHGEYSGAHGLPQGKLATMYEEAWHVPLIVVDPRGQLTGDIDDIRTGLTSSVDLMPMLVSIGAGGSTDWMRGPLAAMYGGRHDMLSMLKSKDAPGRPYVLHATDEIAPDYFNPGGAPTHVLGYRTDAFKFGVYADWLKTTSIIKKSSAEFEFYDYATERGRMELENTTCDPRAEEAFQLLTNYIIPNELQQKLPPPYRLKQIESKVAHLVYRKLVESEQPDTTWLQGGLFSILGYGGQF; this is translated from the coding sequence ATGAAGCGTAGAGATTTCCTGAAATCCACCGCCGCCGTGACAGGCGGGAGCCTAATGAGTGGTCTTGGTTTGAGTAAGCTGTCCGCTCAAAACGCGCCAAACAAATCGAACCAGCCTAATATCCTCTTTATTCTTGTCGATGAACTGCGTTACCCCTCGGTGTTTCCCAAGGGCATTACCGATGCAGCAGGATTCTTCAAGCAGTTCATGCCGCATGTCTACGACCTTTGGCAGCGCGGAGTGAAGTTCGACAACTACCACACTGCCGCAAATGCTTGCACTCCTTCCCGGGGCGTCATGATCACCGGCCTCTACTCGCAGCAGAACTGGCTGCTCACCACGATCATCTCGCCACCCATCATCACCAACCCGTTGTTGTATAAGCAACCGGTGCTCAATTCCGCTTACCCGACCTACGGCAAACTCCTGCGAAAACTCGGCTACCAGACACCCTACCGCGGAAAATGGCATGTCTCCCTTGCCCGGAAGCCCGATGACATGGGCAATAACGGATTGGAGGATTACGGCTTCGACTATGCCACTTATCCCGATCCGACCGGTTTCAATCTTCAGGGTACTTACGGTGACTGGCAGCACGGCTATCACAGCGACATCTACACGTCGATCCAGGCGGCTGAGTTTCTCAGCGGCGTGAAGCCCGGGGATACCCCCTTTTGTCTCACCGCGAGCTTTGTAAACCCTCATGATAGGGAATTTTTCCCCGCCGGGACCGAATTTCAGACATTCACCAACCTCTTCTCACCGGATAGCGGGGTGAATCCAAACAACTACGCCCAAGGTGCGAGCTATCCCGGAACGGGACCGCAGGTGCCGTGGGACGAGAACATGCTCAAGACTCCGCCCGATTACGACTTTCCCGACCTGCCCCCGAATTGGGAGAACGCGGCAGACTGGAAGAAGCAGAATAAGCCTTCGACCCAAGGCTTCATCAAGACATTTTCCGAATACATCTGGGGCGGTATCAGCGAGGACCCATCACAAACCGGCTTCACCATCGAGGAGTATCCCGCTAAGGATCTGCATGGAGGAGTGGCGAAAGCGCCCTTCAGCTACTGGAAACGGGGCTTAAACAGTTATGCCCAGGTCATTAAGAAGGTCGACGGCGAGATAGGGAGGGTGCTGGACACGTTGTACAGCCTGCCCGACAGCATTGTCGACAACACCGTGATCGTCTTTGTGTCGGACCACGGCGAATATTCGGGCGCTCACGGACTGCCGCAAGGGAAACTGGCCACCATGTATGAAGAGGCCTGGCACGTCCCCTTGATCGTCGTCGACCCGCGCGGACAGCTTACCGGCGATATCGACGATATCCGCACCGGCCTTACTTCCTCGGTGGATCTCATGCCAATGCTGGTCAGCATCGGGGCTGGGGGAAGCACCGACTGGATGAGGGGCCCGCTCGCGGCGATGTACGGCGGACGCCACGATATGCTCTCGATGCTCAAATCCAAAGACGCTCCTGGGCGTCCGTACGTCCTTCACGCGACGGATGAAATCGCACCCGATTACTTCAATCCAGGGGGCGCCCCCACGCACGTACTCGGGTATCGTACCGATGCATTCAAGTTTGGCGTTTATGCCGACTGGCTTAAAACCACCAGCATTATCAAGAAGAGCTCGGCGGAATTCGAGTTCTACGACTATGCAACGGAACGTGGGCGCATGGAGCTTGAAAACACGACCTGTGATCCCCGGGCAGAAGAAGCTTTTCAGTTGCTGACAAACTACATCATTCCGAATGAACTTCAACAAAAACTTCCACCTCCCTACCGACTGAAACAGATTGAATCGAAGGTGGCCCACCTCGTCTACCGGAAACTGGTTGAAAGTGAACAGCCGGACACGACATGGCTGCAAGGAGGGCTGTTCAGCATCCTCGGCTACGGAGGGCAGTTCTAA